A portion of the Pseudomonas koreensis genome contains these proteins:
- the glpE gene encoding thiosulfate sulfurtransferase GlpE — MSEFKRIPPEQAQALREQGAVVVDVRDPATFAALHISGSKHLDNHSLHAFIQGADLDAPTVVVCYHGNSSQGAAAYLVSQGFSDVYSMDGGFELWRTTYPSETAQGTAE; from the coding sequence ATGAGCGAATTCAAACGAATCCCCCCGGAACAGGCCCAGGCCCTGCGTGAACAAGGCGCCGTTGTGGTCGACGTGCGCGATCCGGCGACCTTCGCCGCGCTGCATATCAGCGGTTCGAAGCATCTCGATAACCATTCGCTGCACGCTTTCATCCAAGGCGCCGACCTCGATGCACCGACCGTCGTGGTCTGCTACCACGGCAATTCCAGCCAGGGCGCAGCCGCCTATCTGGTCAGTCAGGGCTTCTCTGACGTTTACAGCATGGACGGCGGCTTCGAGTTGTGGCGTACGACTTATCCGTCGGAAACCGCGCAAGGCACCGCCGAATAA
- a CDS encoding symmetrical bis(5'-nucleosyl)-tetraphosphatase, which produces MTTYAVGDLQGCLEPLKCLLKQVAFDPALDRLWLVGDLVNRGPQSLETLRFLYEMRESLVCVLGNHDLHLLAAAKKIERLKKSDTLREIIEAPDGPQLMEWLRQQKLMHYDEMRDVAMVHAGIPPQWSLRRALKCAAEVETALRDDNVFPAYLDGMYGNEPAKWDSDLKGIDRLRVITNYFTRMRFCTAEGKLDLKSKEGLDSAPPGYKPWFQHKERKTKGLRIIFGHWAALEGNIHEPGISALDTGCVWGGSLTLMNVDSGERLACKCDEHGGLASSVAPLISESSPVGAPR; this is translated from the coding sequence ATGACGACGTACGCCGTCGGTGACCTGCAGGGCTGCCTCGAACCGCTCAAGTGCCTGCTCAAGCAAGTCGCGTTCGATCCAGCGCTCGATCGGCTGTGGCTGGTCGGCGACCTGGTCAATCGTGGTCCGCAGTCGCTGGAAACCCTGCGCTTTCTCTACGAAATGCGTGAGTCGCTGGTCTGTGTGCTCGGCAATCACGATCTGCATCTGCTGGCCGCCGCGAAGAAGATCGAGCGCTTGAAGAAAAGCGACACACTGCGCGAAATCATCGAGGCACCGGATGGCCCGCAGCTGATGGAGTGGCTGCGCCAGCAGAAGCTGATGCATTACGACGAAATGCGCGATGTCGCCATGGTCCACGCAGGCATCCCGCCGCAATGGTCGCTGCGCCGTGCCCTGAAGTGCGCCGCCGAAGTCGAGACCGCACTGCGCGACGACAATGTGTTCCCCGCCTACCTCGACGGCATGTACGGGAACGAGCCGGCGAAATGGGACAGCGACCTCAAAGGCATCGATCGCCTGCGGGTGATCACCAATTACTTCACGCGCATGCGCTTCTGCACCGCCGAAGGCAAGCTTGACCTCAAGAGCAAGGAAGGCCTCGACAGCGCCCCGCCCGGCTACAAGCCGTGGTTTCAGCACAAGGAGCGTAAAACCAAAGGCCTGCGCATCATTTTTGGCCACTGGGCAGCGCTTGAGGGCAATATTCACGAGCCGGGCATTTCCGCGCTGGACACCGGATGCGTATGGGGCGGCAGCCTGACACTGATGAACGTCGACAGCGGCGAACGCCTGGCATGCAAATGCGATGAACACGGCGGGCTTGCGTCCTCGGTCGCGCCACTTATCTCCGAATCTTCGCCAGTCGGCGCACCGCGTTAG
- the plsY gene encoding glycerol-3-phosphate 1-O-acyltransferase PlsY: MFWLLAILAYLLGSLSFAILLSRLTGNPDPRMSGSGNAGATNMLRLAGRKLAILTLLGDLCKGLLPVLIASSAGLSLQDQAWIGVCAVIGHLFPLYFRFRGGKGVATAAGMLLGLYPPAALLAVCAWLLTFYLTRTSSLAALIATPLTLPLLAWQEPEALLPMSALTLLIVWRHRGNLRDLFAGRERHF, translated from the coding sequence ATGTTTTGGTTACTGGCGATTCTCGCCTACCTGCTCGGCTCGCTGTCCTTCGCCATTTTGCTCAGCCGCCTGACCGGAAACCCGGATCCGCGAATGAGTGGCTCGGGTAATGCCGGCGCCACCAACATGCTGCGCCTGGCCGGTCGCAAACTGGCGATCCTGACCCTGCTCGGTGATCTGTGCAAAGGCCTGCTGCCGGTGCTGATCGCATCGAGCGCGGGCCTTTCGCTGCAGGATCAGGCGTGGATTGGCGTGTGCGCCGTGATCGGTCACCTGTTCCCGCTGTACTTCCGCTTTCGTGGCGGCAAAGGCGTCGCCACTGCCGCCGGCATGTTGCTCGGCCTGTATCCACCCGCCGCGCTGCTGGCGGTGTGCGCCTGGCTGCTGACGTTCTACCTGACTCGCACCAGTTCGCTGGCAGCGCTGATCGCCACGCCGTTGACCCTGCCGCTGCTGGCCTGGCAGGAACCGGAGGCCTTGCTGCCAATGAGCGCACTGACCTTGCTGATTGTCTGGCGTCATCGCGGCAATCTACGCGACCTGTTTGCCGGGCGCGAACGGCATTTTTGA
- a CDS encoding PrkA family serine protein kinase, with protein MSIFSHFQQRFESTRQEELSLQEYLELCKKDRSAYVSAAERLLMAIGEPELLDTSTNSRLSRIFSNKVIRRYPAFEDFHGMEECIDQIVSYFRHAAQGLEEKKQILYLLGPVGGGKSSLAEKLKQLMEKVPFYAIKGSPVFESPLGLFNATEDGAILEEDFGIPRRYLNTIMSPWATKRLAEFGGDISQFRVVKLYPSILNQIAVAKTEPGDENNQDISALVGKVDIRKLEEFPQNDADAYSYSGALCRANQGLMEFVEMFKAPIKVLHPLLTATQEGNYNSTEGLGAIPFTGILLAHSNESEWHTFRNNKNNEAFIDRIYIVKVPYCLRVSDEVKIYDKLLFNSSLSKAHCAPDTLKMLAQFTVLSRLKEPENSNIYSKMRVYDGENLKDTDPKAKSIQEYRDSAGVDEGMNGLSTRFAFKILSKVFNFDPHEIAANPVHLLYVLEQQIEQEQFQAETRERYLRYLKEYLAPRYIEFIGKEIQTAYLESYSEYGQNIFDRYVLYADFWIQDQEYRDPETGEILNRVALNEELEKIEKPAGISNPKDFRNEIVNFVLRARANNNGKNPTWLSYEKLRVVIEKKMFSNTEDLLPVISFNAKASKEDQQKHNDFVTRMVERGYTDKQVRLLSEWYLRVRKSQ; from the coding sequence ATGAGTATCTTTAGCCACTTCCAACAACGCTTCGAGTCCACACGCCAGGAAGAACTCTCGCTGCAAGAGTACCTGGAGCTGTGCAAGAAAGACCGTAGCGCCTACGTTTCCGCCGCCGAGCGTCTATTGATGGCCATCGGCGAACCGGAACTGCTCGACACTTCGACCAATTCGAGGCTGTCGCGCATCTTCTCCAACAAGGTGATCCGCCGCTATCCGGCCTTTGAAGACTTCCATGGGATGGAAGAATGCATCGACCAGATCGTCTCGTATTTCCGCCACGCCGCCCAAGGCCTGGAAGAGAAGAAACAGATCCTCTATCTGCTCGGTCCTGTCGGTGGCGGTAAATCGTCCCTGGCCGAGAAGCTGAAACAACTGATGGAAAAAGTGCCCTTTTACGCCATCAAGGGTTCGCCGGTCTTCGAATCACCTCTGGGTCTGTTCAACGCCACTGAAGATGGCGCGATCCTCGAGGAGGATTTCGGCATTCCACGGCGCTATCTGAACACCATCATGTCGCCTTGGGCGACCAAGCGCCTGGCCGAATTCGGCGGCGATATCAGTCAGTTCCGCGTGGTCAAGCTCTATCCGTCGATCCTCAATCAGATCGCTGTGGCCAAGACCGAACCCGGTGACGAGAACAACCAGGACATTTCGGCGCTGGTCGGCAAGGTCGATATCCGCAAACTTGAAGAATTCCCGCAGAACGACGCCGACGCCTATAGTTACTCCGGTGCGCTGTGCCGGGCCAACCAGGGCCTGATGGAATTCGTCGAAATGTTCAAGGCACCGATCAAGGTGCTGCACCCATTGCTGACGGCTACTCAGGAAGGCAACTACAACAGTACCGAAGGCCTCGGCGCGATTCCGTTCACCGGCATCCTGCTGGCTCACTCCAACGAATCGGAGTGGCATACCTTCCGTAACAACAAGAACAACGAGGCGTTCATCGACCGTATCTACATCGTCAAGGTGCCGTACTGCCTGCGCGTCAGCGATGAAGTGAAGATCTACGACAAACTGCTCTTCAACAGCTCCCTGTCCAAGGCGCACTGCGCACCGGACACCTTGAAGATGCTCGCGCAGTTCACCGTGCTGTCGCGACTCAAGGAGCCGGAGAACTCCAACATCTATTCGAAAATGCGCGTCTACGATGGCGAAAACCTCAAGGACACCGATCCGAAGGCCAAGTCGATTCAGGAGTACCGCGATTCGGCCGGCGTCGACGAAGGCATGAATGGCCTGTCGACCCGCTTCGCCTTCAAGATCCTGTCCAAGGTGTTCAACTTCGATCCACACGAAATTGCTGCCAACCCGGTGCACCTGCTCTACGTGCTGGAACAGCAGATCGAACAGGAACAGTTCCAGGCCGAGACCCGCGAACGTTATCTGCGGTACCTGAAGGAATACCTGGCGCCGCGCTACATCGAGTTCATTGGCAAGGAAATCCAGACCGCATACCTGGAGTCCTACAGCGAGTACGGCCAGAACATCTTCGATCGCTACGTGCTGTACGCGGACTTCTGGATTCAGGATCAGGAGTATCGCGACCCCGAAACCGGCGAGATCCTCAATCGCGTGGCGCTGAACGAAGAACTGGAAAAAATCGAAAAACCTGCCGGCATCAGCAATCCGAAGGATTTCCGCAACGAGATCGTCAACTTCGTCCTGCGCGCCCGGGCCAACAACAACGGCAAGAACCCGACCTGGCTCAGCTACGAAAAACTGCGGGTGGTCATCGAGAAGAAAATGTTCTCCAACACCGAAGACCTGCTGCCCGTCATCAGCTTCAACGCCAAGGCCAGCAAGGAGGATCAGCAGAAACACAACGACTTCGTTACGCGAATGGTTGAACGTGGCTACACCGATAAACAGGTACGGCTTCTGTCCGAATGGTACCTGCGGGTCCGCAAGTCGCAGTGA
- a CDS encoding multifunctional CCA addition/repair protein: protein MQVYKVGGAVRDRLLGLPVTDVDRVVVGATTEEMLAKGFRPVGADFPVFLHPKTGEEYALARTERKSGRGYGGFTFHASPEVTLEEDLIRRDLTINAMAEDDQLNLTDPYHGQRDLEARILRHVSPAFAEDPLRVLRVARFAARYAGLGFTVADETMDLMHQLSESGELQALTAERSWKEISRALMENHPQVFIQVLRDSGALKVLMPEVDALFGVPQPHTHHPEIDTGLHTLSVLEQSALHKQPLTVRWACLLHDLGKGLTPEEEWPRHIAHEHTGLKLIKAVNERFKAPRDCQELALLVGQYHTHGHRALELKASTLLELLQSFDVYRRPQRFEEFIAACEMDARGRKGLEQRSYPQADYLRGAAKAAREVAVQPLLEKGFKGPQLGEALKRERLNALKTYKDNA, encoded by the coding sequence ATGCAGGTTTACAAGGTTGGCGGCGCGGTACGTGATCGCCTGTTGGGATTGCCGGTCACTGATGTCGACCGGGTCGTGGTCGGCGCGACCACTGAAGAAATGCTCGCCAAGGGATTCCGCCCGGTTGGCGCAGATTTTCCGGTGTTTCTGCACCCGAAGACCGGCGAGGAATACGCCCTCGCCCGCACCGAGCGCAAAAGCGGGCGCGGCTACGGCGGCTTCACTTTCCATGCAAGTCCCGAAGTCACGCTGGAAGAAGACCTGATTCGCCGCGACCTGACCATCAATGCCATGGCCGAGGACGATCAGCTCAACCTGACCGACCCGTATCACGGGCAGCGCGATCTTGAAGCGCGTATTCTGCGCCACGTTTCCCCGGCGTTCGCCGAAGATCCTCTGCGTGTGCTGCGCGTTGCCCGTTTTGCTGCGCGCTATGCCGGACTGGGCTTCACGGTCGCGGACGAGACAATGGACCTGATGCATCAGCTCAGCGAGTCCGGCGAACTGCAGGCACTGACTGCCGAACGCAGCTGGAAGGAAATTTCTCGGGCGCTGATGGAAAACCACCCGCAGGTATTCATCCAGGTGTTGCGCGACTCTGGCGCACTCAAGGTGCTGATGCCGGAAGTGGACGCCCTGTTCGGCGTTCCACAGCCGCACACTCATCACCCGGAAATCGACACAGGCCTGCACACCTTGAGCGTGCTGGAGCAATCAGCCCTGCACAAGCAGCCGCTGACGGTGCGTTGGGCTTGCCTTCTGCACGACTTGGGCAAGGGCCTGACGCCGGAAGAGGAATGGCCCCGACACATTGCTCATGAGCACACAGGGCTGAAGCTGATCAAAGCGGTCAACGAACGCTTCAAAGCCCCCAGGGATTGTCAGGAACTGGCGCTGCTGGTCGGCCAGTATCACACTCATGGGCATCGGGCGCTGGAGTTGAAAGCTTCGACGTTGCTGGAGTTGCTGCAGAGTTTCGATGTCTATCGCCGGCCGCAGCGCTTCGAGGAATTTATCGCCGCGTGCGAAATGGACGCCCGTGGCCGCAAAGGCCTGGAGCAACGCAGTTATCCACAGGCGGATTATTTGCGCGGAGCGGCGAAAGCCGCGCGAGAAGTGGCGGTGCAGCCATTGCTGGAAAAGGGCTTCAAGGGCCCTCAGCTGGGCGAAGCGCTGAAGCGTGAGCGGCTCAACGCGTTGAAGACCTACAAAGACAACGCCTGA
- the apaG gene encoding Co2+/Mg2+ efflux protein ApaG gives MSDSRYQVDVSVVTHYLADQSQPEHDRFAFAYTITVQNNGEIAAKLLSRHWVITDGNGHVEEVRGEGVVGQKPLIAPGDSHTYTSGTVMTTKVGTMQGTYQMLADDGERFDAIIKPFRLAVPGALH, from the coding sequence ATGTCCGATTCCCGTTATCAGGTCGATGTCAGCGTCGTCACCCACTATCTGGCAGACCAATCGCAACCCGAACACGACCGTTTCGCCTTCGCCTACACCATCACCGTACAGAACAACGGTGAGATTGCGGCCAAGCTTCTCTCTCGGCATTGGGTGATTACCGATGGCAATGGCCATGTCGAAGAAGTGCGCGGTGAAGGGGTCGTCGGGCAGAAGCCGTTGATCGCCCCTGGTGATAGCCACACATACACCAGCGGCACCGTGATGACGACCAAGGTCGGCACCATGCAGGGCACTTATCAAATGCTCGCCGACGACGGCGAACGTTTCGATGCGATCATCAAACCGTTTCGCCTCGCCGTGCCCGGGGCCCTGCACTGA
- the folB gene encoding dihydroneopterin aldolase codes for MDRVFIEGLEVDTVIGAYDWERGIRQCLRLDLSFAWDNRPAAAGDDLTLALDYASVSTRIQAFAEQAQFQLVETFAERLVEVLMAEFNITWVRLKLIKPGAVPAAKGGVGVEIERGCR; via the coding sequence TTGGACAGAGTGTTTATCGAGGGCCTGGAAGTCGACACCGTGATCGGTGCCTACGACTGGGAGCGCGGCATCCGTCAGTGCCTGCGTCTTGATCTGAGCTTCGCCTGGGACAATCGCCCGGCCGCCGCCGGTGACGACCTGACCCTGGCGCTCGATTACGCCAGCGTTTCCACGCGCATACAGGCTTTTGCCGAGCAGGCGCAGTTCCAACTGGTCGAGACCTTTGCCGAGCGTCTGGTTGAAGTGCTCATGGCCGAATTCAACATCACTTGGGTACGGCTGAAACTGATCAAGCCGGGCGCCGTGCCAGCGGCCAAGGGCGGTGTGGGTGTGGAGATCGAGCGCGGATGTCGCTGA
- a CDS encoding SpoVR family protein translates to MTAKEQKRQPISTGSEWTFELIQTYDREIARIAARYALDTYPNQIEVITAEQMMDAYASVGMPLGYHHWSYGKHFLSTEKSYSRGQMGLAYEIVINSDPCIAYLMEENTICMQALVVAHACYGHNSFFKGNYLFRTWTDASSIIDYLVFAKQYIMQCEERHGIDAVEDLLDSCHALMNYGVDRYKRPYPISAEEERRRQKDREEHMQKQINDLWRTIPKGADKYSDKDNARFPAEPQENILYFIEKHAPLLEPWQREIVRIVRKIAQYFYPQRQTQVMNEGWATFWHYTLMNDLYDEGLVTDGFMMEFLTSHTSVVFQPGFDSPYYSGINPYALGFAMYRDIRRMCEEPTEEDRRWFPDIAGSDWLSTIKFAMSSFKDESFILQYLSPKVIRDLKLFSILDDDLKDDLLVPAIHDEGGYRIIRETLAAQYNLGNREPNVQIYSIDRRGDRSLTLRHQQHDRKPLGDSTDEVLKHLHRLWGFDIHLETLQGDQIMKTHHVPPRSEHSEGDYGRLDLAVIHL, encoded by the coding sequence ATGACCGCCAAAGAGCAGAAGCGCCAACCCATTTCCACCGGCTCTGAATGGACATTCGAGCTGATCCAGACCTATGACCGCGAAATCGCCCGGATTGCGGCCCGCTATGCGCTGGACACCTATCCCAACCAGATCGAAGTGATCACCGCCGAGCAGATGATGGATGCTTATGCCTCAGTGGGCATGCCGCTGGGCTATCACCACTGGTCCTACGGCAAACACTTCCTCAGCACCGAGAAATCCTACAGCCGCGGGCAGATGGGCCTGGCCTACGAGATCGTGATCAACTCCGATCCGTGCATCGCCTATCTGATGGAAGAGAACACCATCTGCATGCAGGCGCTGGTGGTGGCTCATGCCTGCTATGGCCACAACAGTTTTTTCAAGGGCAACTACCTGTTTCGCACCTGGACCGATGCCAGTTCGATCATCGATTACCTGGTATTCGCCAAGCAGTACATCATGCAGTGCGAGGAACGCCACGGCATCGATGCCGTGGAAGACCTGCTCGACTCCTGCCACGCGCTGATGAATTACGGTGTCGACCGCTACAAGCGTCCGTATCCGATTTCCGCCGAGGAAGAGCGCCGGCGCCAAAAGGATCGCGAAGAGCACATGCAGAAGCAGATCAATGATCTGTGGCGCACCATCCCCAAGGGTGCGGACAAATACAGCGACAAGGACAACGCCCGCTTCCCGGCCGAGCCGCAGGAAAATATTCTGTACTTCATCGAAAAGCATGCACCTTTGCTGGAGCCGTGGCAGCGCGAGATCGTGCGCATCGTGCGCAAGATCGCCCAGTATTTCTATCCACAGCGCCAGACCCAGGTCATGAACGAAGGCTGGGCGACGTTCTGGCATTACACATTGATGAATGACCTGTATGACGAAGGTCTGGTCACTGACGGCTTCATGATGGAGTTCCTGACGTCGCATACCAGCGTGGTGTTCCAGCCCGGCTTCGACAGCCCGTATTACAGCGGCATCAATCCCTACGCGCTGGGGTTCGCCATGTACCGCGATATCCGCCGCATGTGTGAAGAGCCTACCGAGGAGGATCGCCGCTGGTTTCCCGACATCGCCGGTTCCGACTGGCTGTCGACCATCAAATTCGCCATGAGCAGTTTCAAGGACGAGAGCTTCATTCTGCAGTACCTGTCACCGAAAGTGATCCGCGATCTGAAGCTGTTCAGTATTCTCGATGACGATCTTAAGGACGACCTGCTGGTACCAGCCATTCATGACGAGGGCGGGTACCGTATCATTCGCGAGACCCTTGCGGCGCAGTACAACCTCGGCAATCGTGAGCCGAACGTGCAGATCTACAGCATTGATCGACGCGGTGATCGCTCGCTGACCCTGCGGCATCAGCAGCACGACCGCAAGCCATTGGGCGATTCCACCGATGAAGTGCTAAAGCACCTGCATCGGTTGTGGGGCTTTGATATTCATCTGGAAACCCTGCAAGGCGACCAGATCATGAAAACCCATCATGTGCCGCCGCGCAGCGAGCACAGCGAAGGTGATTACGGCCGGCTCGACCTGGCCGTGATTCATCTTTGA
- a CDS encoding YeaH/YhbH family protein, with the protein MSYVIDRRLNGKNKSTVNRQRFLRRYRDHIKKAVEEAVSRRSITDMEHGEQISIPGRDIDEPVLHHGRGGKQTVVHPGNKEFTAGEHIARPPGGGGGRGPGKAGNSGEGMDEFVFQITQEEFLEFMFEDLELPNLVKRNLTGTDTFKTVRAGISNEGNPSRINIIRTLRSAHARRIALSGSSRAKLREAKEELARLKREEPDNFGDIQELEAEIEKLSARIHRVPFLDTFDLKYNLLVKQPNPSSKAVMFCLMDVSGSMTQATKDIAKRFFILLYLFLKRNYDKIDVVFIRHHTSAREVDEEEFFYSRETGGTIVSSALKLMQEIMAERYPSNEWNIYAAQASDGDNWNDDSPICRDILINQIMPFVQYYTYVEITPREHQALWYEYERIAEAFSDTFAQQQLVSAGDIYPVFRELFQRRLVT; encoded by the coding sequence ATGAGCTATGTGATCGACCGACGCCTCAATGGCAAGAACAAAAGTACGGTGAACCGTCAGCGTTTTCTGCGGCGTTACCGTGACCACATCAAGAAGGCTGTCGAAGAGGCAGTCAGCCGGCGTTCCATCACCGACATGGAGCACGGCGAACAGATCAGCATCCCCGGTCGCGACATTGACGAGCCGGTGCTTCACCATGGCCGCGGCGGCAAGCAGACAGTGGTGCATCCTGGCAACAAGGAATTCACGGCCGGTGAACACATCGCGCGCCCACCGGGAGGCGGAGGTGGCCGCGGTCCGGGCAAGGCGGGCAATTCCGGCGAAGGCATGGACGAGTTCGTCTTCCAGATTACCCAGGAAGAATTTCTCGAATTCATGTTCGAGGACCTCGAACTGCCGAACCTGGTCAAACGCAACCTGACCGGCACCGACACGTTCAAAACCGTACGCGCCGGGATCAGCAACGAAGGCAATCCGTCGCGGATCAATATCATCCGCACATTGCGTTCGGCCCACGCGCGCCGCATTGCCCTGTCTGGCAGCAGCCGCGCGAAATTGCGCGAGGCCAAGGAAGAGCTGGCACGGCTCAAGCGAGAAGAACCGGACAACTTCGGCGATATTCAGGAACTGGAAGCCGAAATAGAGAAACTCAGCGCACGAATCCACCGCGTGCCGTTTCTCGATACCTTCGACTTGAAATACAACCTGCTGGTCAAGCAACCGAACCCCAGCTCGAAAGCGGTGATGTTCTGCCTGATGGACGTTTCCGGTTCGATGACGCAGGCGACCAAGGACATCGCCAAGCGCTTTTTCATCCTGCTATATCTGTTCCTCAAACGTAACTACGACAAGATCGATGTGGTGTTCATCCGTCACCACACCAGTGCCCGGGAAGTGGACGAAGAGGAGTTTTTCTATTCACGGGAAACCGGCGGCACCATCGTTTCCAGCGCCTTGAAGCTCATGCAGGAAATCATGGCCGAGCGCTATCCAAGCAATGAGTGGAACATCTATGCCGCTCAAGCCTCCGACGGCGATAACTGGAACGACGACTCGCCGATCTGCCGCGACATCCTGATCAACCAGATCATGCCGTTTGTGCAGTACTACACTTACGTGGAGATCACTCCGCGTGAACATCAGGCCCTGTGGTACGAGTACGAACGCATTGCCGAAGCCTTCTCCGATACTTTTGCCCAACAGCAACTGGTCTCGGCCGGAGATATCTATCCGGTCTTCCGTGAACTCTTCCAGCGCAGGTTAGTGACATGA
- the tsaD gene encoding tRNA (adenosine(37)-N6)-threonylcarbamoyltransferase complex transferase subunit TsaD — translation MLVLGLETSCDETGVALYDSERGLLADALFSQIDLHRVYGGVVPELASRDHVKRMLPLIRQVLAEADCVPTEIDAIAYTAGPGLVGALLVGASCAQALAFAWGIPALGVHHMEGHLLAPMLEPKPPEFPFVALLVSGGHTQLVQVDGIGQYSLLGETLDDAAGEAFDKTAKMMGLNYPGGPEIAKLAEKGVAGRFTFPRPMCDRPGLDFSFSGLKTFALNTWQQCVSAGDDGEQARCDIALAFQQAVVETLTIKCKRALKQAGMQRLVIAGGVSANKALRISLEKMLGDMKGDVFYARPEFCTDNGAMIAFAGCQRLKAGQQESLAITVQARWPMEQLSAL, via the coding sequence ATGCTAGTACTGGGATTAGAAACTTCCTGCGACGAAACCGGCGTCGCATTGTATGACAGCGAACGCGGCCTGCTGGCCGATGCGCTGTTCAGTCAGATCGACCTGCACCGCGTCTATGGCGGTGTGGTGCCGGAGCTCGCTTCGCGTGACCACGTCAAACGCATGCTGCCCTTGATCCGTCAGGTGTTGGCCGAGGCCGACTGTGTGCCGACCGAGATCGATGCGATTGCCTACACCGCAGGTCCTGGCCTGGTCGGCGCGCTGCTGGTCGGTGCGTCCTGCGCGCAGGCACTGGCGTTTGCCTGGGGCATTCCAGCGCTCGGCGTGCACCACATGGAAGGCCACTTGCTGGCACCGATGCTGGAGCCGAAACCGCCGGAATTCCCGTTCGTCGCTTTGTTGGTCTCTGGCGGTCATACGCAGTTGGTTCAGGTCGATGGCATTGGCCAATACAGTCTGCTCGGCGAGACGCTCGACGATGCAGCCGGCGAAGCGTTCGACAAAACCGCGAAGATGATGGGCCTCAATTATCCCGGCGGGCCGGAAATCGCCAAGCTGGCCGAGAAGGGCGTCGCAGGACGTTTCACCTTTCCGCGTCCGATGTGTGATCGTCCGGGGCTGGATTTCAGCTTCAGCGGCCTGAAAACCTTCGCCCTCAACACCTGGCAGCAATGCGTCAGCGCCGGGGACGACGGCGAACAAGCCCGTTGCGACATCGCGCTGGCGTTCCAGCAGGCCGTGGTGGAGACTTTGACCATCAAGTGCAAGCGCGCCCTGAAACAGGCGGGCATGCAGCGTCTGGTGATTGCCGGCGGCGTCAGCGCCAACAAGGCGTTGCGGATTTCCCTGGAAAAGATGCTCGGCGATATGAAGGGCGATGTGTTCTATGCGCGTCCCGAGTTCTGCACTGACAATGGCGCGATGATCGCGTTTGCCGGTTGCCAGCGCCTCAAGGCCGGTCAGCAGGAAAGTCTGGCCATCACCGTGCAGGCACGGTGGCCGATGGAGCAGTTGTCGGCGTTGTGA
- the folK gene encoding 2-amino-4-hydroxy-6-hydroxymethyldihydropteridine diphosphokinase yields MSLTQVYLGLGSNIERETHLRAGLDALATFLVDIRCSAVFESQPVGIKSGPFFNFVVSAYTDLPLMELDRRLKFIEADNGRYAPDRKGLPLDIDVLLYGDLEGNFDGLILPRAEILKNAFVLWPLSLIAPQRVHPGVGKSFATLWAEAQIDQVLAPVAFEWNGQQLTPSNL; encoded by the coding sequence ATGTCGCTGACTCAGGTCTACCTCGGGCTCGGTAGCAATATCGAGCGGGAAACCCATTTGCGCGCCGGTCTCGATGCACTGGCCACGTTCCTGGTGGATATCCGTTGTTCGGCGGTGTTCGAGAGCCAGCCGGTGGGCATCAAGAGCGGGCCGTTCTTCAATTTTGTGGTTTCGGCGTACACCGATCTGCCATTGATGGAGCTGGACCGCCGTTTGAAATTCATCGAGGCGGATAACGGTCGCTATGCGCCGGATCGCAAGGGGCTGCCGCTGGATATCGACGTGCTGCTGTATGGCGATCTGGAGGGTAATTTCGACGGATTGATTCTGCCGCGGGCGGAGATCCTGAAAAACGCTTTCGTGTTATGGCCGCTGTCGTTGATCGCGCCGCAGCGGGTGCATCCGGGTGTGGGCAAGAGTTTTGCGACGTTGTGGGCTGAGGCGCAGATTGATCAGGTGTTGGCGCCGGTTGCGTTCGAATGGAATGGGCAGCAATTGACTCCGTCGAATCTTTAA
- the rpsU gene encoding 30S ribosomal protein S21: MPAVKVKENEPFDVALRRFKRSCEKAGVLAEVRSREFYEKPTSERKRKAAAAVKRHAKKVQREQRRAVRLY; this comes from the coding sequence ATGCCAGCCGTCAAAGTAAAAGAGAACGAACCCTTCGACGTAGCTCTGCGTCGTTTCAAGCGCTCCTGCGAAAAAGCCGGTGTACTGGCTGAAGTTCGTAGCCGCGAATTTTACGAGAAGCCAACTTCTGAGCGTAAGCGCAAGGCAGCAGCCGCTGTTAAGCGTCACGCCAAGAAAGTTCAGCGCGAACAGCGCCGCGCCGTTCGTCTGTACTAA